The proteins below are encoded in one region of Nitrosomonas ureae:
- a CDS encoding LysR family transcriptional regulator has protein sequence MLHLTLRQLKVFESVARHLSYSRAADELHLTQPAVSMQIKQLEDNIGLPLLEQLGKRIYLTEAGRELYQYSRSIAQQLSDMEVALDELKGMERGKLNISVVTTANYFAPHLLAKFCQRYRGVTVSLNVSNREAVLKQLADNLIDLAIMGQPPENLDIDSESFMENPLVVVAPSDHPLCKERFIPVKRLAKEIFLVRESGSGTRSAMERFFAAHKVAINKGMETDTTEAIKQAVQAGMGLGIMSLHTVELELETNRLKILNVQGFPIVRYWYVVNRKNKRLSSVANAFREFLLKEAEKLMLVSKRS, from the coding sequence ATGCTGCATCTAACCCTACGCCAATTGAAAGTGTTTGAGTCGGTCGCCCGGCATTTGAGCTATTCGCGCGCAGCCGATGAGCTTCACTTGACTCAGCCCGCGGTCTCGATGCAAATCAAGCAATTGGAAGACAATATTGGTTTACCGTTATTGGAGCAATTGGGAAAGCGAATTTATCTGACCGAAGCGGGACGCGAACTGTATCAATACAGCCGTTCTATAGCTCAACAGCTATCCGATATGGAAGTGGCTTTAGATGAATTAAAAGGAATGGAGCGTGGCAAGCTGAATATTTCAGTAGTCACTACGGCGAATTACTTTGCCCCCCATTTGTTAGCGAAGTTTTGCCAGCGTTACCGGGGTGTGACCGTGAGTTTGAATGTTTCCAACCGTGAAGCAGTGTTAAAGCAACTGGCGGATAATTTAATTGATCTTGCGATTATGGGGCAGCCTCCTGAGAATCTGGATATTGATAGCGAATCTTTTATGGAGAATCCATTGGTTGTCGTGGCACCGTCGGATCACCCATTGTGTAAAGAGCGATTTATTCCGGTAAAACGATTGGCCAAGGAAATTTTTCTCGTACGTGAATCCGGTTCGGGCACACGTAGTGCCATGGAGCGCTTTTTCGCCGCACATAAGGTTGCTATCAATAAAGGTATGGAAACAGATACAACTGAAGCGATCAAGCAAGCGGTGCAGGCGGGCATGGGGTTGGGTATCATGTCGTTGCATACTGTGGAGCTGGAACTTGAAACTAATCGATTGAAAATTCTTAATGTTCAAGGGTTTCCCATTGTTCGTTATTGGTATGTCGTCAATCGCAAGAATAAACGCTTATCCAGTGTTGCAAATGCATTTAGGGAGTTTTTACTAAAAGAAGCAGAAAAGCTGATGTTGGTATCAAAGCGATCATAA
- a CDS encoding form I ribulose bisphosphate carboxylase large subunit: protein MAVKIYNAGVKEYRQTYWTPDYTPLDTDILACFKITPQPGVPREEVAAAVAAESSTGTWTTVWTDLLTDLDYYKGRAYKIEDVPGDDTCFYAFVAYPIDLFEEGSVVNVLTSLVGNVFGFKALRALRLEDVRFPIAYVKTCGGPPAGIQVERDRFNKYGRALLGCTIKPKLGLSAKNYGRAVYECLRGGLDLTKDDENINSQPFMRWRDRFQFVVEACQKAERETGERKGHYLNVTAPTPEEMYKRAEFAKELGAPIIMHDYLTGGLTANTGLANWCRNNGMLLHIHRAMHAVLDRNPHHGIHFRVLTKVLRLSGGDHLHSGTVVGKLEGDRAATLGWIDTMRDKFIKEDRSRGLFFDQDWGSMPGVFPVASGGIHVWHMPALVAIFGDDACLQFGGGTLGHPWGNAAGAAANRVALEACVEARNQGVEIEKEGKAILTKAAKSSPELKIAMETWKEIKFEFDTVDKLDIAHK from the coding sequence ATGGCAGTAAAAATATATAACGCTGGTGTAAAAGAGTATAGACAAACTTACTGGACTCCTGATTACACCCCATTGGATACTGATATTCTGGCATGTTTTAAAATCACACCACAACCCGGCGTGCCTCGCGAAGAAGTAGCGGCTGCCGTAGCTGCGGAATCTTCCACAGGCACATGGACCACGGTATGGACCGATCTGCTGACCGATTTGGACTACTATAAGGGCCGTGCGTATAAGATTGAGGATGTACCTGGGGATGACACTTGTTTCTACGCTTTTGTGGCTTACCCGATTGATCTGTTTGAAGAAGGTTCCGTCGTTAACGTATTGACTTCTCTCGTAGGTAACGTATTTGGATTTAAAGCGCTGCGCGCATTGCGTCTGGAAGATGTCCGCTTCCCGATTGCTTATGTCAAAACCTGCGGCGGACCCCCAGCCGGTATTCAAGTGGAACGCGATCGTTTTAACAAATATGGCCGCGCACTGTTAGGTTGTACCATTAAGCCCAAACTAGGCCTATCCGCCAAAAACTATGGCCGTGCCGTATACGAATGTCTGCGCGGCGGACTGGATCTGACCAAGGACGACGAAAACATTAACAGTCAACCTTTCATGCGCTGGCGCGATCGTTTCCAATTCGTGGTGGAAGCTTGCCAAAAAGCCGAGCGTGAAACCGGAGAACGTAAAGGTCACTACCTTAACGTAACAGCACCAACCCCGGAAGAAATGTACAAACGTGCAGAATTCGCCAAAGAATTGGGTGCACCGATCATTATGCATGACTACTTGACAGGTGGTTTAACCGCCAATACAGGTTTGGCTAACTGGTGTCGCAATAACGGAATGCTACTGCACATCCATCGTGCCATGCACGCCGTGCTCGATCGCAACCCACACCATGGTATTCATTTCCGCGTTTTAACCAAAGTGCTGCGTTTGTCGGGTGGCGATCATCTGCATTCCGGTACCGTGGTTGGTAAACTGGAAGGTGACCGTGCAGCAACCCTCGGTTGGATTGACACCATGCGCGATAAATTCATCAAAGAAGACCGCAGCCGTGGCCTGTTCTTCGATCAAGATTGGGGCTCTATGCCAGGTGTATTCCCGGTTGCTTCAGGTGGTATTCACGTTTGGCATATGCCAGCCCTGGTCGCGATCTTTGGTGACGATGCCTGCTTGCAGTTTGGTGGCGGCACCTTGGGTCATCCATGGGGTAACGCTGCGGGCGCTGCCGCTAACCGCGTCGCATTAGAAGCCTGCGTGGAAGCGCGTAACCAAGGTGTTGAAATCGAGAAAGAAGGCAAAGCTATTCTGACCAAAGCAGCCAAAAGCAGTCCTGAACTGAAAATCGCCATGGAAACATGGAAAGAGATCAAGTTCGAGTTTGATACGGTTGATAAGCTGGACATAGCTCACAAGTAA
- a CDS encoding ribulose bisphosphate carboxylase small subunit produces the protein MSEVIDYKSRVSDPASRKFETFSYLPAMADKDIKKQVQYLISKGWNPAIEHTEPEYVMDSYWYMWKLPMFGETDVDKVLAEAAACHKANPNNHVRLIGYNNFTQSQGTAMVIYRGKTV, from the coding sequence ATGAGCGAAGTAATCGATTACAAATCACGTGTCAGTGATCCGGCAAGCCGTAAATTTGAAACATTTTCTTATTTGCCTGCAATGGCTGACAAAGATATCAAAAAGCAAGTACAGTATTTAATCAGTAAAGGCTGGAACCCAGCCATCGAGCATACGGAGCCTGAGTATGTGATGGATTCCTACTGGTACATGTGGAAGCTGCCTATGTTTGGTGAAACTGATGTAGACAAAGTGCTTGCAGAAGCCGCTGCTTGTCATAAAGCAAATCCGAACAATCATGTCCGTTTGATTGGTTACAACAATTTTACCCAATCGCAAGGTACCGCCATGGTGATATACCGCGGCAAGACTGTTTAA
- a CDS encoding CbbQ/NirQ/NorQ/GpvN family protein: MSKIIDQYRVTAEPYYHPVADEVELYEAAYSVRMPMMLKGPTGCGKTRFVEHMAWKLKKPLITVACNEDMTASDLVGRFLLDANGTRWQDGPLAVAARYGAICYLDEVVEARQDTTVVIHPLTDNRRVLPLEKKGELVHAHADFQIVISYNPGYQSLMKDLKQSTKQRFGALDFNYPSHDIESEIIAHETGVSTEIAEKLVSIAERARNLKGHGLDEGISTRMLIYAGSLIVKKVDAHAACRVALVRPITDDPDMRDALDAAVSTFFN, from the coding sequence ATGAGCAAAATCATTGATCAATACCGCGTAACCGCAGAGCCCTATTACCATCCCGTAGCTGATGAAGTGGAATTATATGAAGCGGCCTATTCCGTGCGCATGCCTATGATGCTGAAAGGTCCTACAGGATGCGGCAAAACCCGTTTTGTTGAACACATGGCGTGGAAATTAAAAAAACCGCTGATTACCGTTGCCTGTAATGAAGATATGACTGCGTCCGATTTGGTGGGTCGCTTTCTGCTGGATGCCAATGGCACGCGCTGGCAAGATGGTCCATTGGCTGTCGCCGCGCGCTATGGCGCTATCTGCTATCTGGATGAAGTGGTTGAAGCACGCCAGGATACCACCGTGGTAATCCACCCATTAACCGATAATCGCCGTGTCCTGCCATTGGAAAAAAAAGGCGAACTCGTTCATGCGCATGCTGATTTCCAAATCGTCATTTCCTACAACCCGGGTTATCAAAGTTTGATGAAAGACCTCAAACAATCGACCAAACAACGTTTTGGCGCGCTGGATTTTAATTACCCCAGTCATGACATTGAAAGTGAAATTATCGCGCATGAAACCGGCGTATCCACTGAGATTGCAGAAAAACTGGTGTCGATTGCCGAACGTGCACGCAATCTGAAAGGTCATGGATTGGACGAAGGCATTTCAACACGTATGTTGATTTACGCCGGCAGCCTTATCGTCAAAAAGGTAGATGCCCATGCCGCTTGCCGCGTTGCCCTGGTACGCCCCATTACCGATGACCCTGATATGCGCGATGCGCTGGATGCCGCTGTTTCAACTTTCTTTAATTAA
- a CDS encoding nitric oxide reductase activation protein NorD, producing the protein MSINLDDYKELLEDLEPESVELLSHAWPEVVKTFSARGLDNYLKGVSALRGLGRGRSLVDCWIDEIPLVTKEIGEDIISDLATSVLSLASRTSGAVIELVLATSPTAAKRLGDAQLFQNYLQFLNTLIAQAPRGMRPMLNKLDILFGQLTLGGLRRWAMWGAHAHRTDYEEQMKYFGLESKESLAVLQKERKGTLFVDVQRRINMYLRALWGRDFFMKPTSGDFESREGYKPYIENYFIYLPDAYDSHGDVTATEVYRAAAAHAAAHLVETKQPISAEGLNPMQMAMISVIEDARIEELAIRRFPGLRKSWAALHTATPDMAATMGDYLNRLARALLDPDYQDTDHWIAEGRSLFAAAQDKLDSYQISWGIGVQLTHSFREKNIPFAMLTDHLTAPYRDDNRYFWEFEEFDLNKSLSAGYEAPKQVRKYVNVMEFANEVEVESAGDDAQEIWVMGTEFFPYEDMGVSYNDMEGKEPVSAPYHYSEWDYQIQLERPDWATVQEKRAKLGDMQCIDDIAQQYKREIARMKFLLDAMQPQGTRRIRKLEDGDEIDINAAIRSMIDIRMGMQPDPRIMMRSVRKVRDISVLVLLDLSESTNEKVAGQDYSVLDLTRQATVLLANAINKIGDPFAIHGFCSDGRHDVEYYRFKDFEQPYNEIPKARLAGMTGQLSTRMGAAMRHANHYLKLQKSAKKLLLVITDGEPADVDVRDPQYLRHDTKKAVEEAGRSGILTYCMSLDPRADQYVSRIFGERNYLVVDHVERLPEKLPALYAGLTR; encoded by the coding sequence ATGAGTATTAATCTGGATGACTACAAAGAATTACTGGAAGATCTGGAACCGGAATCGGTTGAATTGCTCAGTCATGCCTGGCCTGAAGTAGTGAAAACTTTTTCGGCACGGGGATTGGATAATTATTTGAAAGGTGTCTCGGCACTGCGTGGGCTAGGTCGCGGGCGCAGCCTGGTGGATTGCTGGATTGATGAAATTCCACTGGTTACCAAAGAAATTGGTGAGGATATCATCAGCGATCTGGCAACTTCTGTGCTTTCACTCGCGTCAAGAACTTCAGGTGCGGTAATCGAATTGGTATTAGCCACCTCCCCCACAGCTGCCAAGCGCCTGGGTGACGCCCAGTTATTCCAGAATTATCTGCAATTTCTGAATACCCTGATTGCACAAGCACCGCGAGGCATGCGTCCCATGCTCAACAAATTGGATATTCTCTTCGGGCAACTGACTTTAGGGGGCCTGCGCCGCTGGGCGATGTGGGGAGCGCATGCGCATCGCACGGACTATGAAGAGCAAATGAAGTACTTTGGATTGGAATCCAAAGAATCGCTCGCAGTTCTGCAAAAAGAACGTAAAGGTACGCTGTTTGTCGACGTGCAACGCCGTATCAATATGTACTTGCGCGCCCTTTGGGGGCGGGATTTTTTCATGAAACCCACTTCCGGTGATTTCGAATCGCGCGAGGGCTACAAACCTTATATTGAAAATTATTTCATCTACCTACCCGATGCTTATGACAGCCATGGTGATGTCACCGCAACCGAAGTTTATCGGGCCGCCGCCGCACATGCTGCCGCACATCTGGTGGAAACCAAACAGCCTATTTCCGCGGAAGGATTGAATCCGATGCAAATGGCGATGATCTCCGTGATTGAAGATGCACGTATCGAAGAACTTGCCATCCGCCGCTTTCCCGGTCTACGCAAAAGCTGGGCAGCGTTGCATACCGCCACACCGGACATGGCTGCCACGATGGGCGATTATCTCAATCGCCTGGCGCGCGCTTTGCTCGACCCGGACTATCAGGATACCGATCACTGGATCGCAGAAGGCCGTAGTCTTTTTGCAGCTGCACAAGACAAATTGGATAGCTATCAAATCTCCTGGGGCATTGGGGTTCAACTGACCCACAGCTTTAGAGAAAAAAACATTCCCTTTGCCATGCTTACAGATCACCTCACCGCACCCTATCGCGATGACAACCGTTATTTCTGGGAATTCGAAGAGTTTGATTTAAACAAATCATTATCGGCTGGTTATGAGGCACCAAAACAAGTGCGCAAATACGTCAATGTGATGGAATTCGCCAACGAAGTCGAAGTCGAATCAGCCGGAGACGATGCGCAGGAAATCTGGGTCATGGGTACCGAATTCTTCCCCTACGAAGACATGGGTGTTTCGTACAACGATATGGAAGGCAAGGAGCCGGTGTCAGCGCCGTACCACTACTCCGAATGGGATTACCAGATCCAACTGGAACGCCCTGACTGGGCGACGGTACAGGAAAAACGCGCCAAGCTCGGTGACATGCAGTGCATTGACGACATCGCACAACAATACAAACGCGAGATTGCGCGCATGAAGTTTTTACTGGATGCGATGCAACCACAAGGCACTCGTCGTATCCGCAAACTGGAAGATGGCGATGAGATCGATATCAACGCCGCGATTCGTTCGATGATCGATATCCGCATGGGTATGCAACCCGATCCTCGCATCATGATGCGCTCGGTACGCAAGGTGCGTGATATTTCCGTGCTGGTGCTGCTCGATTTATCGGAATCCACCAATGAAAAAGTTGCCGGACAAGACTACTCCGTGCTGGATCTGACCCGACAAGCCACTGTATTGCTTGCGAACGCTATCAACAAAATCGGTGATCCGTTTGCGATTCACGGCTTCTGCTCGGATGGACGGCATGATGTGGAATATTACCGTTTCAAGGATTTCGAACAACCCTACAACGAAATCCCCAAGGCCCGCCTTGCCGGTATGACCGGGCAATTATCGACGCGCATGGGCGCCGCCATGCGCCATGCCAATCATTACCTGAAACTGCAGAAATCCGCGAAGAAGCTACTGCTGGTCATCACCGATGGCGAACCGGCGGACGTCGACGTACGCGATCCGCAATACCTGCGCCACGATACCAAGAAAGCCGTGGAAGAAGCCGGGCGTTCAGGTATCCTCACCTACTGCATGAGCCTGGACCCGCGCGCCGATCAATATGTGTCGCGCATTTTCGGCGAACGCAACTATTTGGTAGTGGATCACGTGGAGCGCTTGCCGGAGAAATTACCGGCATTGTATGCGGGGTTAACAAGGTAG
- a CDS encoding HD-GYP domain-containing protein, protein MIKKVQANEVRLGMYIHQIRGNWMEHPFWRKSFKLIQQKDLDKLVSCNLEEIWIDTSKGLDVVKTIQVKNPDGVDSDILPQSIKKPVARVSVEEELHVAKIIQNKAKEAVAAMFDDVRMGKALEIEEAKSLVNEINQSMERNPNALLTLIRLKNVNEYTYMHSVAVCVLMVALGRHLGLSEVQIKQAGTAGLLHDIGKMVIPNEVLNKPGKLTDEEFTIMKSHPVRGWEILKSCYQVHETALDVCLHHHERVDGKGYPEKLSGDALTLFARMGAVCDVYDAISSDRCYKAAWSPAEAIRKMASWKDGHFDESIFQAFVKTVGIYPSGTLLKLQSGRLGVVIEQSTKKLTTPIVKIFFSTRANAHIPAEIIDISKGMDSIESLEDPVKWGFDLNKIQGI, encoded by the coding sequence ATGATAAAGAAAGTGCAAGCCAATGAGGTCCGGCTGGGGATGTATATTCATCAGATCCGCGGCAATTGGATGGAACATCCATTCTGGAGAAAATCGTTTAAACTGATTCAGCAAAAGGACCTGGATAAGCTTGTGAGCTGCAATCTGGAGGAAATATGGATTGATACCAGTAAAGGGCTGGATGTTGTTAAAACTATTCAAGTGAAAAACCCTGATGGTGTGGATTCGGATATATTGCCACAGTCAATAAAAAAACCGGTTGCACGGGTTTCGGTCGAGGAAGAGCTGCATGTTGCCAAAATAATCCAAAATAAAGCTAAAGAAGCGGTTGCTGCAATGTTTGACGATGTTCGCATGGGTAAGGCGCTCGAAATTGAAGAAGCGAAATCATTGGTGAATGAAATCAATCAATCCATGGAACGAAATCCAAACGCATTGCTTACATTGATCCGGTTAAAAAATGTTAACGAATATACCTATATGCATTCCGTTGCGGTTTGCGTGCTGATGGTTGCGCTGGGGAGGCACTTAGGCTTGAGTGAGGTGCAAATCAAACAAGCGGGTACTGCCGGACTGCTGCATGACATAGGAAAAATGGTGATTCCGAATGAAGTACTCAATAAACCCGGAAAATTAACGGATGAAGAATTTACCATTATGAAAAGTCATCCGGTACGCGGCTGGGAAATTCTGAAATCCTGTTACCAGGTTCATGAAACGGCTTTGGATGTTTGCTTGCATCATCATGAACGGGTGGATGGAAAAGGTTACCCGGAAAAATTATCCGGTGATGCCTTGACGTTGTTTGCGCGTATGGGTGCAGTGTGTGACGTTTATGATGCAATTTCTTCAGATCGTTGCTACAAGGCGGCTTGGTCGCCAGCTGAAGCCATTCGGAAAATGGCTTCCTGGAAAGACGGACATTTTGATGAATCGATTTTTCAAGCATTTGTTAAGACGGTTGGTATTTATCCATCCGGCACTTTGTTAAAACTCCAGTCCGGGCGGTTGGGCGTGGTGATAGAGCAATCGACAAAAAAATTAACCACCCCCATTGTTAAAATTTTTTTTTCAACACGCGCCAATGCGCATATTCCGGCTGAAATTATAGATATATCAAAGGGGATGGATAGTATTGAGAGTCTCGAAGATCCCGTTAAATGGGGCTTTGATCTCAATAAGATTCAGGGAATATGA
- a CDS encoding aldolase, with protein sequence MSNDTFNLGKEQLIKQSLKQMDKHLQGANYTPAQKLALTCRILFDNGHDSGLAGQITARGGQPGTYLTQRLGFGFDEICASNLLLVNEDLEVLQGDGMANPANRFHSWLYRARPDVQCIIHTHAVHTAALSMLEVPLEISHMDNCVLYDDVAFLPRWPGVPVGNDEGEMISKAIGNRHALLLAHHGLLIASSSIEEGCILALAFERAARMHLLAACAGKIQPIDPALGREARDWILRGQRSTVAFAYYARRTLRSGVDCLK encoded by the coding sequence ATGAGCAATGACACTTTCAACTTAGGCAAAGAACAATTGATTAAACAATCGCTGAAGCAAATGGATAAGCATTTGCAAGGCGCAAATTATACGCCGGCACAAAAATTGGCATTGACCTGCAGAATTTTGTTTGATAATGGACATGATTCAGGATTAGCCGGACAAATTACCGCACGTGGTGGGCAACCGGGTACTTATTTGACGCAACGGCTGGGATTTGGCTTTGACGAAATTTGTGCCAGCAATTTATTGCTCGTCAATGAAGATTTGGAAGTGCTGCAAGGCGACGGCATGGCCAATCCGGCCAATCGATTCCATTCCTGGCTGTATCGCGCGCGCCCTGATGTGCAATGCATTATTCATACGCACGCCGTACATACCGCTGCGCTGAGCATGCTTGAAGTGCCGCTGGAAATATCGCACATGGATAATTGCGTGCTCTATGACGATGTGGCTTTCTTACCCCGGTGGCCAGGTGTTCCGGTCGGCAATGATGAAGGCGAAATGATTTCCAAGGCTATCGGTAACAGACATGCCTTATTGTTAGCCCATCACGGTTTATTGATCGCCAGCTCGAGTATTGAAGAAGGATGCATACTGGCACTTGCTTTTGAACGGGCGGCGCGCATGCATTTGCTGGCCGCCTGCGCGGGTAAGATTCAGCCGATTGATCCCGCTTTAGGGCGTGAAGCACGCGACTGGATTCTGCGCGGACAACGTAGTACTGTGGCTTTTGCATACTATGCACGACGTACTTTAAGAAGTGGGGTGGATTGTCTGAAGTAG
- a CDS encoding RNA-binding S4 domain-containing protein: MQSNENNEKYRIDKWLFAARFFKTRALAAEAIDRGRVAINDQKIKPAKTVAVGDRVEIRINNYQYTIEVLGLSNKRGSAPQAQQLYRETEESREQRALLAARLKAQPQPFFTKGRPTKRDRREIERFTLNTDEF; this comes from the coding sequence ATGCAATCCAATGAAAATAATGAGAAATATCGTATAGATAAGTGGTTGTTTGCGGCACGGTTTTTCAAAACACGTGCATTAGCAGCTGAAGCGATTGATCGTGGCCGGGTTGCGATTAATGATCAGAAAATCAAGCCTGCAAAAACAGTGGCAGTTGGAGATAGAGTGGAAATTCGTATTAATAATTATCAATATACGATTGAAGTATTGGGGTTGTCGAATAAAAGAGGCTCTGCGCCACAAGCACAGCAGCTTTATCGTGAAACTGAGGAGAGCCGGGAGCAACGGGCGCTGCTGGCCGCACGATTAAAAGCCCAGCCCCAGCCTTTTTTTACCAAAGGACGCCCAACCAAGCGTGACCGACGGGAAATTGAACGGTTCACTTTAAACACCGATGAATTTTGA
- a CDS encoding bifunctional alpha/beta hydrolase/OsmC family protein, producing MPRIEAVFENSQGESLTGLLEMPSGAIKSYALFAHCFTCSKDNPAAARIAFALADRGIAVLRFDFTGLGTSKGDFSDTNFSSNVQDLLAAAQYLEQHYAAPALLIGHSLGGSAVLAAAQDLSSVKAVITIGAPATASHVKHLFADSYRKLQDQQSVQVELGGRSFNIRRQFIDDLEKYNSVAHIGALRKALLIFHAPLDDTVSIDEAARIFTAAKHPKSFVSLDHADHMLSNPQDSQYVAEVLSAWASRYLKTNQTSAEQGEVARQAVEQGVVIVRECDKKFTREILTQHHRLISDEPIVLGGSDLGLNPYELLLAALGSCTSMTLRMYANHKQIDVQDIQVELQHSRIHAEDCADCEKQQTQIDLLTRNIRLTGNLSDQQRTRLLEIANKCPVHKTLQNKIQINTNLTD from the coding sequence ATGCCACGTATTGAAGCAGTATTTGAGAATTCGCAGGGTGAGTCATTAACAGGCTTGTTAGAAATGCCGTCCGGCGCTATTAAATCGTATGCACTATTTGCCCACTGTTTTACTTGTTCCAAGGATAATCCGGCGGCAGCACGGATAGCCTTTGCACTGGCTGATCGGGGTATCGCCGTATTACGATTTGATTTTACCGGGTTGGGTACGAGCAAAGGTGATTTTTCGGATACCAATTTTTCTTCCAATGTTCAGGATTTATTAGCAGCGGCACAGTATCTTGAACAGCACTATGCTGCACCTGCATTGCTAATCGGACATAGTTTGGGAGGCTCTGCCGTACTGGCTGCAGCACAGGATTTGTCATCGGTTAAGGCGGTGATTACCATCGGTGCCCCGGCAACCGCCTCGCACGTGAAGCATTTGTTCGCGGATTCGTATCGTAAATTGCAAGATCAGCAATCGGTGCAAGTTGAGTTGGGTGGAAGAAGTTTTAACATTCGCCGTCAATTCATTGATGATTTGGAGAAATACAATTCTGTGGCGCATATTGGCGCGTTAAGAAAAGCATTGTTGATCTTTCACGCGCCGCTGGATGATACTGTTTCGATAGACGAAGCGGCGCGTATCTTTACTGCGGCCAAGCATCCTAAGAGCTTTGTGTCGTTGGACCATGCTGACCATATGCTATCCAATCCGCAAGATTCCCAGTATGTTGCAGAGGTATTATCCGCCTGGGCCAGTCGTTACTTAAAAACAAATCAAACATCAGCTGAACAAGGAGAAGTCGCGCGGCAAGCGGTCGAGCAGGGTGTGGTGATTGTGCGCGAGTGCGATAAAAAATTCACCCGTGAGATTTTGACGCAGCATCACCGTTTGATCAGCGATGAGCCCATTGTACTGGGTGGTTCTGATCTTGGATTAAATCCTTATGAATTATTACTTGCTGCGCTGGGTAGCTGTACTTCAATGACCTTGCGCATGTACGCAAATCACAAACAAATTGACGTGCAGGATATTCAAGTCGAGTTGCAGCATAGCCGGATTCATGCCGAGGATTGTGCCGATTGTGAGAAACAGCAGACGCAAATTGACCTTTTAACACGAAACATTCGATTGACAGGCAATTTGAGCGATCAGCAACGTACCCGATTACTGGAAATCGCTAATAAATGCCCGGTGCATAAAACGCTGCAAAACAAAATCCAGATAAATACTAATCTTACAGATTAA